Proteins encoded together in one Musa acuminata AAA Group cultivar baxijiao chromosome BXJ3-6, Cavendish_Baxijiao_AAA, whole genome shotgun sequence window:
- the LOC135640062 gene encoding protein argonaute PNH1-like isoform X3 yields the protein MLADVERRGACFCPSPSPYTAPMPSRQMTSALKGEKHIVSKKPLHNSVNQQKLDNGCQPQEVKSMGRRRGRARGKAAGRQVKLEAEAGLEKVAPPVSSKGIVFCRRPGFGQEGTRCIVKANHFLAELPDKDLNQYDVTIIPEVSCRSMNRAIIAELVRLYRETELGTRLPAYDGRKSLYTAGSLPFNSKEFIIRLVEDDDGMGVTREKEYRVGIKFVARADLHHLRQFIAGQQTDAPREALQVLDIVLRELSNQRYISVGRCFYSPDIRKPQRLGDGLQSWCGFYQSIRPTQMGLSLNIDPSSTAFIDPLPVIEFVAQVLGKDVLSRPLSDADRIKIKKALRGVKVEVTHRGNVRRKYRVSGLTSQPTHELIFPIDDQMNMKSVVEYFKEMYGFTIQYAHLPCLQVGNQKKANYLPMEACKIVEGQRYTKRLNEKQITSLLKVTCQRPRDQETDILQTVRQNAYGHDPYAKEFGINISEKLTSVEARVLPAPWLKYNDTGKEKECLPQVGQWNMMNKKVINGCTVNYWACINFSRSVQENTARSFCQELAQMCQVSGMEFDHEPVIPIYSARPDQVEKALRHVYNAATNKLKGKELELLIAILPDNNGSLYGDLKRICETDLGLISQCCLTKHVFKISKQYLANVSLKINVKMGGRNTVLLDAISWRIPLVSDIPTIIFGADVTHPETGEDSSPSIAAVVASQDWPEVTKYAGLVCAQAHRQELIQDLFKTWHDPQRGTVTGGMIRELLISFRKATGQKPLRIIFYRDGVSEGQFYQVLLYELDAIRKACASLEPNYQPPVTFVVVQKRHHTRLFANNHKDRSSTDKSGNILPGTVVDTKICHPAEFDFYLCSHAGIQGTSRPAHYHVLWDENNFTADEMQTLTNNLCYTYARCTRSVSIVPPAYYAHLAAFRARFYMDPEVSENASRSMHQTNGSSVKPLPALKDKVKRVMFYC from the exons ATGTTAGCTGATGTAGAGAGACGAGGTGCTTGCTTCTGTCCTTCGCCGTCGCCGTACACCGCCCCGATGCCCAGCCGGCAGATGACGAGTGCACTCAAGGGCGAGAAGCACATTGTCTCGAAGAAGCCTCTGCACAACAGCGTGAACCAGCAGAAGCTCGACAACGGATGCCAGCCACAGGAAGTGAAGAGCATGGGCCGCCGTCGGGGGAGAGCGAGAGGCAAGGCCGCGGGGCGGCAGGTGAAGTTGGAAGCGGAAGCCGGACTCGAAAAAGTTGCTCCTCCTGTGTCAAGCAAGGGCATTGTTTTCTGCCGGCGGCCAGGATTTGGACAGGAAGGCACCAGGTGCATTGTTAAGGCCAATCATTTCCTTGCCGAGTTGCCTGATAAGGATTTAAATCAATATGAT GTGACAATTATACCGGAAGTAAGTTGTAGGAGTATGAACAGGGCTATTATTGCAGAATTGGTGAGACTGTATAGGGAGACCGAGTTGGGAACGAGGCTTCCGGCTTATGATGGAAGGAAGAGCCTTTATACAGCAGGGAGTTTGCCCTTTAATTCGAAGGAGTTCATCATAAGGCTCGTGGAGGATGATGATGGAATGGGGGTTACTAG AGAAAAGGAGTACAGAGTTGGGATCAAGTTTGTAGCCCGTGCCGACCTTCACCATTTGCGCCAGTTTATAGCTGGACAGCAGACTGATGCTCCCCGGGAAGCCCTTCAGGTTCTTGATATTGTTCTGAGGGAATTATCAAATCAAAG GTACATATCCGTCGGAAGATGCTTTTATTCTCCAGATATCAGAAAACCACAACGGCTGGGTGATGGCTTGCAGTCATGGTGTGGATTCTACCAGAGTATCAGACCAACCCAGATGGGTCTCTCACTCAATATCG ATCCGTCATCCACTGCTTTCATCGATCCTCTTCCTGTGATTGAGTTTGTAGCTCAGGTCCTAGGCAAAGATGTATTGTCTAGACCATTATCAGATGCTGATCGTATAAAG ATCAAGAAGGCCTTGAGAGGTGTCAAAGTTGAGGTCACACACAGGGGAAATGTGCGGAGGAAATATCGAGTTTCAGGCCTAACGTCACAACCTACACATGAACTGAT CTTCCCAATTGATGATCAGATGAATATGAAATCTGTGGTCGAATACTTCAAAGAGATGTATGGGTTTACAATTCAGTATGCTCATCTTCCTTGCCTTCAGGTAGGAAATCAGAAGAAGGCAAATTATCTTCCAATGGAG GCTTGCAAGATAGTTGAGGGACAGAGATATACAAAGAGGCTGAATGAGAAGCAAATTACTTCCTTGCTAAAAGTTACATGTCAGAGACCCAGAGATCAAGAAACTGATATTTTGCAG ACAGTTCGTCAAAATGCTTATGGGCATGATCCCTATGCAAAGGAGTTTGGAATCAACATCAGTGAGAAGCTAACCTCAGTGGAAGCTCGAGTACTTCCTGCTCCATGG CTTAAGTATAATGACACTGGGAAGGAAAAAGAGTGCCTGCCTCAAGTTGGTCAGTGGAATATGATGAATAAG AAAGTGATCAATGGATGCACAGTAAATTACTGGGCCTGCATTAACTTTTCTCGGAGTGTTCAGGAAAATACTGCTCGTAGTTTTTGTCAGGAGCTAGCACAGATGTGCCAAGTATCTGGCATG GAATTTGACCATGAACCAGTTATCCCAATATATTCTGCAAGGCCAGACCAAGTGGAGAAGGCCTTAAGGCATGTATATAATGCAGCAACCAACAAACTGAAGGGAAAAGAGCTAGAGCTTCTTATAGCCATCCTCCCTGATAATAATGGTTCTTTATACG GTGATCTTAAACGAATATGTGAAACTGATTTGGGGTTGATCTCCCAGTGCTGCCTCACAAAGCATGTATTTAAGATCAGCAAACAATACCTTGCAAATGTCTCACTCAAAATAAATGTCAAG ATGGGAGGAAGAAACACTGTGCTATTAGATGCCATAAGTTGGAGAATTCCTTTGGTCAGCGATATACCAACTATCATTTTTGGAGCAGATGTAACACATCCTGAGACTGGAGAAGATTCTAGTCCATCTATTGCTGCT GTTGTTGCCTCTCAGGACTGGCCCGAAGTTACAAAGTATGCTGGACTGGTCTGTGCTCAAGCACATCGACAAGAGCTCATTCAGGATCTTTTCAAGACATGGCATGATCCTCAACGGGGTACAGTTACAGGAGGCATGATCAG ggaactactgataTCTTTCCGGAAGGCAACAGGACAAAAGCCATTGAGGATAATCTTCTATAG GGATGGTGTTAGTGAAGGGCAGTTCTATCAAGTCTTGCTATATGAACTAGATGCTATTCGCAAG GCATGCGCATCCTTAGAACCAAATTACCAGCCTCCTGTGACTTTTGTGGTGGTGCAAAAACGCCATCATACAAGATTATTTGCAAACAATCACAAAGACAGAAGTAGCACAGACAAGAGTGGAAATATCCTACCCG GAACTGTGGTTGATACTAAGATATGTCATCCTGCTGAGTTTGACTTCTACCTATGCAGTCATGCAGGAATACAG GGTACTAGTCGACCAGCCCACTACCATGTTCTATGGGATGAGAACAATTTTACGGCAGATGAAATGCAGACGCTGACAAACAATCTCTGTTACAC ATATGCTCGGTGCACCCGGTCTGTTTCTATTG TGCCACCTGCATATTATGCTCATCTAGCTGCCTTCCGAGCTCGGTTCTACATGGATCCAGAGGTATCCGAGAACGCATCACGCAGCATGCACCAGACAAATGGATCCTCTGTGAAGCCCCTGCCTGCCCTTAAAGACAAGGTGAAGAGGGTGATGTTCTACTGCTAG
- the LOC135640062 gene encoding protein argonaute PNH1-like isoform X2 produces the protein MLADVERRGACFCPSPSPYTAPMPSRQMTSALKGEKHIVSKKPLHNSVNQQKLDNGCQPQEVKSMGRRRGRARGKAAGRQVKLEAEAGLEKVAPPVSSKGIVFCRRPGFGQEGTRCIVKANHFLAELPDKDLNQYDVTIIPEVSCRSMNRAIIAELVRLYRETELGTRLPAYDGRKSLYTAGSLPFNSKEFIIRLVEDDDGMGVTREKEYRVGIKFVARADLHHLRQFIAGQQTDAPREALQVLDIVLRELSNQRYISVGRCFYSPDIRKPQRLGDGLQSWCGFYQSIRPTQMGLSLNIDPSSTAFIDPLPVIEFVAQVLGKDVLSRPLSDADRIKIKKALRGVKVEVTHRGNVRRKYRVSGLTSQPTHELIFPIDDQMNMKSVVEYFKEMYGFTIQYAHLPCLQVGNQKKANYLPMEACKIVEGQRYTKRLNEKQITSLLKVTCQRPRDQETDILQTVRQNAYGHDPYAKEFGINISEKLTSVEARVLPAPWLKYNDTGKEKECLPQVGQWNMMNKKVINGCTVNYWACINFSRSVQENTARSFCQELAQMCQVSGMEFDHEPVIPIYSARPDQVEKALRHVYNAATNKLKGKELELLIAILPDNNGSLYGDLKRICETDLGLISQCCLTKHVFKISKQYLANVSLKINVKLLSFRLVQMGGRNTVLLDAISWRIPLVSDIPTIIFGADVTHPETGEDSSPSIAAVVASQDWPEVTKYAGLVCAQAHRQELIQDLFKTWHDPQRGTVTGGMIRELLISFRKATGQKPLRIIFYRDGVSEGQFYQVLLYELDAIRKACASLEPNYQPPVTFVVVQKRHHTRLFANNHKDRSSTDKSGNILPGTVVDTKICHPAEFDFYLCSHAGIQGTSRPAHYHVLWDENNFTADEMQTLTNNLCYTYARCTRSVSIVPPAYYAHLAAFRARFYMDPEVSENASRSMHQTNGSSVKPLPALKDKVKRVMFYC, from the exons ATGTTAGCTGATGTAGAGAGACGAGGTGCTTGCTTCTGTCCTTCGCCGTCGCCGTACACCGCCCCGATGCCCAGCCGGCAGATGACGAGTGCACTCAAGGGCGAGAAGCACATTGTCTCGAAGAAGCCTCTGCACAACAGCGTGAACCAGCAGAAGCTCGACAACGGATGCCAGCCACAGGAAGTGAAGAGCATGGGCCGCCGTCGGGGGAGAGCGAGAGGCAAGGCCGCGGGGCGGCAGGTGAAGTTGGAAGCGGAAGCCGGACTCGAAAAAGTTGCTCCTCCTGTGTCAAGCAAGGGCATTGTTTTCTGCCGGCGGCCAGGATTTGGACAGGAAGGCACCAGGTGCATTGTTAAGGCCAATCATTTCCTTGCCGAGTTGCCTGATAAGGATTTAAATCAATATGAT GTGACAATTATACCGGAAGTAAGTTGTAGGAGTATGAACAGGGCTATTATTGCAGAATTGGTGAGACTGTATAGGGAGACCGAGTTGGGAACGAGGCTTCCGGCTTATGATGGAAGGAAGAGCCTTTATACAGCAGGGAGTTTGCCCTTTAATTCGAAGGAGTTCATCATAAGGCTCGTGGAGGATGATGATGGAATGGGGGTTACTAG AGAAAAGGAGTACAGAGTTGGGATCAAGTTTGTAGCCCGTGCCGACCTTCACCATTTGCGCCAGTTTATAGCTGGACAGCAGACTGATGCTCCCCGGGAAGCCCTTCAGGTTCTTGATATTGTTCTGAGGGAATTATCAAATCAAAG GTACATATCCGTCGGAAGATGCTTTTATTCTCCAGATATCAGAAAACCACAACGGCTGGGTGATGGCTTGCAGTCATGGTGTGGATTCTACCAGAGTATCAGACCAACCCAGATGGGTCTCTCACTCAATATCG ATCCGTCATCCACTGCTTTCATCGATCCTCTTCCTGTGATTGAGTTTGTAGCTCAGGTCCTAGGCAAAGATGTATTGTCTAGACCATTATCAGATGCTGATCGTATAAAG ATCAAGAAGGCCTTGAGAGGTGTCAAAGTTGAGGTCACACACAGGGGAAATGTGCGGAGGAAATATCGAGTTTCAGGCCTAACGTCACAACCTACACATGAACTGAT CTTCCCAATTGATGATCAGATGAATATGAAATCTGTGGTCGAATACTTCAAAGAGATGTATGGGTTTACAATTCAGTATGCTCATCTTCCTTGCCTTCAGGTAGGAAATCAGAAGAAGGCAAATTATCTTCCAATGGAG GCTTGCAAGATAGTTGAGGGACAGAGATATACAAAGAGGCTGAATGAGAAGCAAATTACTTCCTTGCTAAAAGTTACATGTCAGAGACCCAGAGATCAAGAAACTGATATTTTGCAG ACAGTTCGTCAAAATGCTTATGGGCATGATCCCTATGCAAAGGAGTTTGGAATCAACATCAGTGAGAAGCTAACCTCAGTGGAAGCTCGAGTACTTCCTGCTCCATGG CTTAAGTATAATGACACTGGGAAGGAAAAAGAGTGCCTGCCTCAAGTTGGTCAGTGGAATATGATGAATAAG AAAGTGATCAATGGATGCACAGTAAATTACTGGGCCTGCATTAACTTTTCTCGGAGTGTTCAGGAAAATACTGCTCGTAGTTTTTGTCAGGAGCTAGCACAGATGTGCCAAGTATCTGGCATG GAATTTGACCATGAACCAGTTATCCCAATATATTCTGCAAGGCCAGACCAAGTGGAGAAGGCCTTAAGGCATGTATATAATGCAGCAACCAACAAACTGAAGGGAAAAGAGCTAGAGCTTCTTATAGCCATCCTCCCTGATAATAATGGTTCTTTATACG GTGATCTTAAACGAATATGTGAAACTGATTTGGGGTTGATCTCCCAGTGCTGCCTCACAAAGCATGTATTTAAGATCAGCAAACAATACCTTGCAAATGTCTCACTCAAAATAAATGTCAAG CTTTTATCTTTCCGACTTGTGCAGATGGGAGGAAGAAACACTGTGCTATTAGATGCCATAAGTTGGAGAATTCCTTTGGTCAGCGATATACCAACTATCATTTTTGGAGCAGATGTAACACATCCTGAGACTGGAGAAGATTCTAGTCCATCTATTGCTGCT GTTGTTGCCTCTCAGGACTGGCCCGAAGTTACAAAGTATGCTGGACTGGTCTGTGCTCAAGCACATCGACAAGAGCTCATTCAGGATCTTTTCAAGACATGGCATGATCCTCAACGGGGTACAGTTACAGGAGGCATGATCAG ggaactactgataTCTTTCCGGAAGGCAACAGGACAAAAGCCATTGAGGATAATCTTCTATAG GGATGGTGTTAGTGAAGGGCAGTTCTATCAAGTCTTGCTATATGAACTAGATGCTATTCGCAAG GCATGCGCATCCTTAGAACCAAATTACCAGCCTCCTGTGACTTTTGTGGTGGTGCAAAAACGCCATCATACAAGATTATTTGCAAACAATCACAAAGACAGAAGTAGCACAGACAAGAGTGGAAATATCCTACCCG GAACTGTGGTTGATACTAAGATATGTCATCCTGCTGAGTTTGACTTCTACCTATGCAGTCATGCAGGAATACAG GGTACTAGTCGACCAGCCCACTACCATGTTCTATGGGATGAGAACAATTTTACGGCAGATGAAATGCAGACGCTGACAAACAATCTCTGTTACAC ATATGCTCGGTGCACCCGGTCTGTTTCTATTG TGCCACCTGCATATTATGCTCATCTAGCTGCCTTCCGAGCTCGGTTCTACATGGATCCAGAGGTATCCGAGAACGCATCACGCAGCATGCACCAGACAAATGGATCCTCTGTGAAGCCCCTGCCTGCCCTTAAAGACAAGGTGAAGAGGGTGATGTTCTACTGCTAG
- the LOC135640062 gene encoding protein argonaute PNH1-like isoform X1 — MLADVERRGACFCPSPSPYTAPMPSRQMTSALKGEKHIVSKKPLHNSVNQQKLDNGCQPQEVKSMGRRRGRARGKAAGRQVKLEAEAGLEKVAPPVSSKGIVFCRRPGFGQEGTRCIVKANHFLAELPDKDLNQYDVTIIPEVSCRSMNRAIIAELVRLYRETELGTRLPAYDGRKSLYTAGSLPFNSKEFIIRLVEDDDGMGVTREKEYRVGIKFVARADLHHLRQFIAGQQTDAPREALQVLDIVLRELSNQRYISVGRCFYSPDIRKPQRLGDGLQSWCGFYQSIRPTQMGLSLNIDPSSTAFIDPLPVIEFVAQVLGKDVLSRPLSDADRIKIKKALRGVKVEVTHRGNVRRKYRVSGLTSQPTHELIFPIDDQMNMKSVVEYFKEMYGFTIQYAHLPCLQVGNQKKANYLPMEVRLVKHNKFLNQVISDLILCYVQACKIVEGQRYTKRLNEKQITSLLKVTCQRPRDQETDILQTVRQNAYGHDPYAKEFGINISEKLTSVEARVLPAPWLKYNDTGKEKECLPQVGQWNMMNKKVINGCTVNYWACINFSRSVQENTARSFCQELAQMCQVSGMEFDHEPVIPIYSARPDQVEKALRHVYNAATNKLKGKELELLIAILPDNNGSLYGDLKRICETDLGLISQCCLTKHVFKISKQYLANVSLKINVKMGGRNTVLLDAISWRIPLVSDIPTIIFGADVTHPETGEDSSPSIAAVVASQDWPEVTKYAGLVCAQAHRQELIQDLFKTWHDPQRGTVTGGMIRELLISFRKATGQKPLRIIFYRDGVSEGQFYQVLLYELDAIRKACASLEPNYQPPVTFVVVQKRHHTRLFANNHKDRSSTDKSGNILPGTVVDTKICHPAEFDFYLCSHAGIQGTSRPAHYHVLWDENNFTADEMQTLTNNLCYTYARCTRSVSIVPPAYYAHLAAFRARFYMDPEVSENASRSMHQTNGSSVKPLPALKDKVKRVMFYC, encoded by the exons ATGTTAGCTGATGTAGAGAGACGAGGTGCTTGCTTCTGTCCTTCGCCGTCGCCGTACACCGCCCCGATGCCCAGCCGGCAGATGACGAGTGCACTCAAGGGCGAGAAGCACATTGTCTCGAAGAAGCCTCTGCACAACAGCGTGAACCAGCAGAAGCTCGACAACGGATGCCAGCCACAGGAAGTGAAGAGCATGGGCCGCCGTCGGGGGAGAGCGAGAGGCAAGGCCGCGGGGCGGCAGGTGAAGTTGGAAGCGGAAGCCGGACTCGAAAAAGTTGCTCCTCCTGTGTCAAGCAAGGGCATTGTTTTCTGCCGGCGGCCAGGATTTGGACAGGAAGGCACCAGGTGCATTGTTAAGGCCAATCATTTCCTTGCCGAGTTGCCTGATAAGGATTTAAATCAATATGAT GTGACAATTATACCGGAAGTAAGTTGTAGGAGTATGAACAGGGCTATTATTGCAGAATTGGTGAGACTGTATAGGGAGACCGAGTTGGGAACGAGGCTTCCGGCTTATGATGGAAGGAAGAGCCTTTATACAGCAGGGAGTTTGCCCTTTAATTCGAAGGAGTTCATCATAAGGCTCGTGGAGGATGATGATGGAATGGGGGTTACTAG AGAAAAGGAGTACAGAGTTGGGATCAAGTTTGTAGCCCGTGCCGACCTTCACCATTTGCGCCAGTTTATAGCTGGACAGCAGACTGATGCTCCCCGGGAAGCCCTTCAGGTTCTTGATATTGTTCTGAGGGAATTATCAAATCAAAG GTACATATCCGTCGGAAGATGCTTTTATTCTCCAGATATCAGAAAACCACAACGGCTGGGTGATGGCTTGCAGTCATGGTGTGGATTCTACCAGAGTATCAGACCAACCCAGATGGGTCTCTCACTCAATATCG ATCCGTCATCCACTGCTTTCATCGATCCTCTTCCTGTGATTGAGTTTGTAGCTCAGGTCCTAGGCAAAGATGTATTGTCTAGACCATTATCAGATGCTGATCGTATAAAG ATCAAGAAGGCCTTGAGAGGTGTCAAAGTTGAGGTCACACACAGGGGAAATGTGCGGAGGAAATATCGAGTTTCAGGCCTAACGTCACAACCTACACATGAACTGAT CTTCCCAATTGATGATCAGATGAATATGAAATCTGTGGTCGAATACTTCAAAGAGATGTATGGGTTTACAATTCAGTATGCTCATCTTCCTTGCCTTCAGGTAGGAAATCAGAAGAAGGCAAATTATCTTCCAATGGAGGTGAGATTGGTCAAGCATAACAAATTTCTTAATCAAGTAATTTCAGATCTGATTTTATGTTACGTACAGGCTTGCAAGATAGTTGAGGGACAGAGATATACAAAGAGGCTGAATGAGAAGCAAATTACTTCCTTGCTAAAAGTTACATGTCAGAGACCCAGAGATCAAGAAACTGATATTTTGCAG ACAGTTCGTCAAAATGCTTATGGGCATGATCCCTATGCAAAGGAGTTTGGAATCAACATCAGTGAGAAGCTAACCTCAGTGGAAGCTCGAGTACTTCCTGCTCCATGG CTTAAGTATAATGACACTGGGAAGGAAAAAGAGTGCCTGCCTCAAGTTGGTCAGTGGAATATGATGAATAAG AAAGTGATCAATGGATGCACAGTAAATTACTGGGCCTGCATTAACTTTTCTCGGAGTGTTCAGGAAAATACTGCTCGTAGTTTTTGTCAGGAGCTAGCACAGATGTGCCAAGTATCTGGCATG GAATTTGACCATGAACCAGTTATCCCAATATATTCTGCAAGGCCAGACCAAGTGGAGAAGGCCTTAAGGCATGTATATAATGCAGCAACCAACAAACTGAAGGGAAAAGAGCTAGAGCTTCTTATAGCCATCCTCCCTGATAATAATGGTTCTTTATACG GTGATCTTAAACGAATATGTGAAACTGATTTGGGGTTGATCTCCCAGTGCTGCCTCACAAAGCATGTATTTAAGATCAGCAAACAATACCTTGCAAATGTCTCACTCAAAATAAATGTCAAG ATGGGAGGAAGAAACACTGTGCTATTAGATGCCATAAGTTGGAGAATTCCTTTGGTCAGCGATATACCAACTATCATTTTTGGAGCAGATGTAACACATCCTGAGACTGGAGAAGATTCTAGTCCATCTATTGCTGCT GTTGTTGCCTCTCAGGACTGGCCCGAAGTTACAAAGTATGCTGGACTGGTCTGTGCTCAAGCACATCGACAAGAGCTCATTCAGGATCTTTTCAAGACATGGCATGATCCTCAACGGGGTACAGTTACAGGAGGCATGATCAG ggaactactgataTCTTTCCGGAAGGCAACAGGACAAAAGCCATTGAGGATAATCTTCTATAG GGATGGTGTTAGTGAAGGGCAGTTCTATCAAGTCTTGCTATATGAACTAGATGCTATTCGCAAG GCATGCGCATCCTTAGAACCAAATTACCAGCCTCCTGTGACTTTTGTGGTGGTGCAAAAACGCCATCATACAAGATTATTTGCAAACAATCACAAAGACAGAAGTAGCACAGACAAGAGTGGAAATATCCTACCCG GAACTGTGGTTGATACTAAGATATGTCATCCTGCTGAGTTTGACTTCTACCTATGCAGTCATGCAGGAATACAG GGTACTAGTCGACCAGCCCACTACCATGTTCTATGGGATGAGAACAATTTTACGGCAGATGAAATGCAGACGCTGACAAACAATCTCTGTTACAC ATATGCTCGGTGCACCCGGTCTGTTTCTATTG TGCCACCTGCATATTATGCTCATCTAGCTGCCTTCCGAGCTCGGTTCTACATGGATCCAGAGGTATCCGAGAACGCATCACGCAGCATGCACCAGACAAATGGATCCTCTGTGAAGCCCCTGCCTGCCCTTAAAGACAAGGTGAAGAGGGTGATGTTCTACTGCTAG